The Poseidonibacter lekithochrous region TATTATCCCTCTATTGTAATTCAAAACAGACTTTATCCAGAGCATTTAGGTGAGGAGTTTGTTGATATATATAAAGAGATTAGGGATTTGAGATTCTCATATAAAAAAGGTACATCTCAAAACAAAATGCTAAAACTAGCTCTTAACTCAGCTTATGGAGATACAAATAATCAATTCAGTCCTTTTTATGATTATAAAATGACACTTGATATTACTCTAAATGGGCAGTTAATGTTATGTATGTTAGCTGAGAAACTAATGCAAATAGAAACAGTATCTTTAATACAAGCAAACACAGATGGTCTTACTTTTGCAATTGCAAAAAAAGACAAGGCAATATATGAGAATATTTCTAAAAATTGGCAAGAGTTCACAGGATTAGAACTAGAAGAAATCATATATGAAAAACTGTGGATTAGAGATGTAAATAACTATGTAGCTCTAAAAGAAGATGGCAAAGCTAAAAAAATAGGTGCTTATAAATACGACCTAGCATGGAATCAAAACCACTCTTCCCTAGTAGTTCAAAAAGCAGTAGAAGCTCATCTTTTAGAGGGTATTTCAATTGAAGACTTTGTATACAATCATAGAAATAAATATGACTTTTTATTGAACTTCAAAGCTACTAGAAATATAGATTTAGTCTTAGAAAAAGTATATTCATTACAGAAAACTTATTTGCCATTGTCTAATACTATTAGATATTTTATTAGTAAAAATGGACTACCTCTAAAAAAGATTCTTCCAGCTTTAAATAAAGATTCAGAACAAAGAGTCATAGGAATAAATGTAGGTTATAAAGTAGAGCTTTGTAATAATATAAATGACTTTTCTTATGAGTTCTTGGATTTTGATTATTATGTAAAAGAGGCTTATAAACTAATAGAACCTTTTAGACAAAAACAAGAATCACTTTTTGATTTCTAATAATATCTCTTGTTATAATTGGTTAATGATTTTTTGTTAAAATATAAGTATGAAAAAAACAATATTAATCTTATTTTTACTTACTTTGCAATTTATCTATGCAAATTCAAATACCAAAACTATTCTATTTTTAGGTGATTCACTAACAGAAGGATTAGGAGTATCAAAACAAAGCGCTTATCCTAACTTAGTACAAAATCTAATACAAACAAAACTAAACAAAAATATCAAAGCTATAAATGCAGGAGTTAGTGGCTCAACTACAAATGATGGACTATCTAGACTAAAGTGGTATCTAAAAAGAAAGCCTGATATTATCTTTGTTGCTCTTGGTGCAAATGATGGTCTTAGAGGTTTAGATTTGAAACAAAGTCAAAAGAATCTTGAAGAAATTATAAATTATGCTTTAAAATCAAAAGCAAAAGTTTTATTAGCAGGTATGTTAATCCCACCTAATTATGGACCAAAATATTCACAAGACTTTAAAAAAATGTATGAAAATATTCAAAGTAAATACAATCTAAAATTTATGCCATTTCTATTAAAAGATGTAGCAGGAGTACAAAAACTAAATCAAGCAGATGGGATCCATCCAAATGAAAAAGGTCATGAACTAATCGCAAAAGAAGTATATGAGTTTCTAAAGGAAGAAATATAATGTTAAAACTAAAATCACTAAAAAAATCTTATCTTCAAGGAACTCAAAATATTCATATATTTGAAGATTTAAACTTCCATATTCAAAAAGGACAAAGAGTTGCTATCATGGGAAAATCAGGAAGTGGTAAATCAACTCTACTTTCACTAATCTCTGGAATTATAAAACCAAACGATGGGGAGATAGTTCTAAATGACACTTCATACAATGCTCTAAAAGAGAGCCAACTAAATGACTTTCGAGCTTCAAATATTGGTTTTGTATTTCAAAACTTTCATTTAGTTTCCTATCTAAATGCGTTAGAAAATGTAATGCTTCCTGCAAAAGTAAACAATATCTCAAATGCAAAAGAAAAAGCAATTGAACTTCTAAAAAGTGTAGGCTTAGAGCATAGACTTGATCACTTACCTTCACAGCTAAGTGGTGGAGAGAAACAAAGAGTTGCAATAGCAAGAGCGCTTATTCATAATCCTAAAATCATCTTAGCAGATGAACCTAGCGGAAACTTAGATGAAGAAACAGGTATTTCTGTAATGGATAAACTTTTTGAGTTAATTATCAAAAATGGAACTACTTTGATTTTAGTAACTCACTCAAAAGATGTTGCAAAACGATGCGAAGAAACCTATGAATTAATACATGGAAACCTAAGTAAATGTTAGCAGTCCAGTTAGTTTTAAAAGCTTTAGCTCGTTCAAAATCTTTTAGTTTTATTTTTATACTAAACTTTTGTCTTGCTATTGCTTCTCTTTCATACTTACAGTTTTTCAAAGGAAGTGTAGATAACTCACTAGATGTAAAAGCAAAAAGCTTACTTGGAGCTGATTTAGTAATAAACTCTAGATTTCCAATAAATGAAAAACAAAAAGAACAAATACTAAGTAAACTACCCCAAATAAAAAACTACAATGAAGGTATCTCAACAGTTAGTATGGTAGCCTCTTCTAAAAGAGCTAGACTTATGGAAGTAGTGAAAGTTGCGGATGGTTTTCCATATTATGGGGGATTAGTTTTCAAAGACAAATCAGCTTTTCCAAATCAAACAACAATTCCAAAAGATAATGAAGTATGGGTTTACCAAGAAGTATTAGACTTATTAGGATTACAAAAGAATCAAACTCTTAAAATAGGTCAACAAAACTTCATCGTCAAAAAAGTAATAGAATCAGACTCACAAAAAAATGTAAGCTTTAGTGGTTTTATGCCAAAAGTTTATATAAGTGAAGAAGGACTAGAAAAAACTGAACTTTTACAGTTTGGTTCAACAGCTAGATATAAACTAAACTATCAGTTTAAAGAGACTTTTTCAAATGATAAATTAGAAGAGTTAGAAAATTCTCTTGAAAAACAGTTTGATAGAACACTTAGGGTTTTATCTCCAAATGATGGAAGAGATAGACTTCTAAATACTCTGAATTTCTTAACAAACTTTTTATCATTAGTATCTCTAATCTCATTCTTTTTAGGATTAGTTGGGCTTATTTATCTATACTCTGGATATTTACGAAAACATCAAAATGATATCAAAGTTTTAAATGACATAGGTGTTAGTAAAAAAAGCTTGATTTATACATATTTACTTCATCTTTTTGTATTGATTTCTATATCTACTATTATAGTATTTTCATTTATAGCTTTTAGTGCCAAGTTTTTAGCTCCACTACTTCAAAGTTATATTGATTTGGATTTTGACTTTACTCTTGATTATTTCTTTTTTGCAAAATCTGCTCTTGTACTTTTTGTATTGAGTATTAGTATTGGACTTCCTATGATTTTGCCAATGGTGCAAAGTGAAAAGAGAAGTTTTACTAAAACTATTTTGAGTTTCACTCCATTTATAGTGTTTTTACTTCTATTATCTCATGCAGTAACTCCTGCTAAATATATAGGGTTTTTCTTTGCTTTAGTAGTATTAGTTTTAATTATTGTGTTTTTTACTATTGGCTCATTTATATTAAAAAGATTTGATTTTACTGGACATTTTGATAATCTATCTTTGTCTTTAGCTATCAAAAATATCACAAGACAAAAGAAAACATCACTTACTTTATTTACTGCTATTTTACTTTGTACTGCGTTTTTCAGTCTTATTCCACAAGTGGGAACATCACTAGCAACTGCTTTGACTTCTAGCGTAGAAGATAGACCAAGATTCTTTGTAGTTGATGCAAAAGAAGAGCAAATACCAAGTCTTGAAAAACAAGTATCAAATCTTGGTGGAAAATTAGAAAATGTTACACCAATGATTCGAGCAAGAATCATAAAAATAAATGACAAAAAACAAAAAGCAAGTGCAAGTAATAACTCTAGAAATGCAGCAGTAAATTTATCTTATAGAACAAACTTAAAAGATACAGAGGAGTTATTAGAAGGTAGGGAATTTAGCGGAGTTTATGACTCAACTGATTTTTCAAAACCAATAGAGCTTAGTGTTGAAAAAAGATATGCAAATAGAAGAGGAATAAAACTAGGAGATAAAGTACTATTTGATGTATTAGGGTTAGAGATTGAAACAAAAGTAGTGAATATCCGTACAGTTAAATGGACAGAGTTTACTCCTAACTTTTTCTTAGTTTTACAAAAAGGAGCTATTGATGATGCTCCAAAAACTATGCTTTCAACTATATCAACGGGTGATTATAATGCCTCACAACTGATGCTAAAACTAACAGATACTTTCCCATCACTTACAATCATAGATGTAAAAAGCCTATTTGAATCATTTGCAGATGTAGTAAAAAGTGTGACTTCAATAACAGAAAAGATGAGTTTATACTCTATTGCTATTGGGCTTCTTATGAGTTTTATTATCATTCAATACCAAATGAATCTACAAAAAAACAATATTCTTAGACTTAAAATGATAGGAATAAACAATAAAACTATCAAAAATTCATTTTTAATAGAGTTTGGTCTTATTTCATTTTTGGCAAGTAGTTTAGGAATTATATTAGGAAGTGTAGCTTCTTATTTTATTAGTAGTTTGCTTTTTGAGTCATATTGGGATTTTAGAGCAGATATATTATTGCTTTATTTTTCACTTATTCCACTTCTTACTTTGGCAGTGGTTTGGGTATTTACTTCTAAAATTATTCATCAAAAAGAAAATGTTCTTTTTGGGGAGTAAATAAAAATCTCCACTTAAAATTTTAAGTGGAGATTTCATCAAAATTCAAACAGATTAAAATCTATTTTTTTAACTCAACAATATTCAAATACTCTTTGAAAGTGTTTTGTCCTAAATCGTCCATTTCATAAGATGCTATTAAATCATTTACGAAACCTACAAGTTTTGTAGCTTCTACTTTTACACCTGTTTTATGTGCAATTCTACTTCCATTTACACCGTGAAGTTGTCCACCTAAAATTACATCATAACCTTCTACTCTATTTCCCTCTTCATCTCTTACTTTTGTACCTACAAAACCAATATCAGATATTTGAGGATGAGAACATGCATTACCACATCCTGAGATTGCCATAGTAATATTCTCAGTGAAATTAGGATTATCTTTTTCTAATTTAGCAACAACTACTTTTGCATACTCTTTTGTTTCTGTAATACCAAACTTACAGAACTCTTTTCCTGTACATGATTGTAATCTAGCTCTAAAAGGACTAGGTTTATATGGATAACCTAAATCATCAATTTCATCAGCAAGGCTTTGAGCATCTTCAGTTTTCACACCATAAATAATAAAGTTTTGAGTTGAAGTAAGAGCTACTCCACCTACATTATATTTTCTACAGATTTTACTAATAGATTCAAAATCTTCTCCAGCTACACGACCTGAGTTAATTGCAAAACCAATAAAAGATTCCCCTATCTGTTTAGCTTCATGAATTCCAAAATGATTTCTATTTTCAAATGGTGTGATTTGTGGTTCTATTAAACCTTCTTGTAAATCATAAGCTAATCTCTTTTCAATCTCAGCTACAAA contains the following coding sequences:
- a CDS encoding arylesterase; translated protein: MKKTILILFLLTLQFIYANSNTKTILFLGDSLTEGLGVSKQSAYPNLVQNLIQTKLNKNIKAINAGVSGSTTNDGLSRLKWYLKRKPDIIFVALGANDGLRGLDLKQSQKNLEEIINYALKSKAKVLLAGMLIPPNYGPKYSQDFKKMYENIQSKYNLKFMPFLLKDVAGVQKLNQADGIHPNEKGHELIAKEVYEFLKEEI
- a CDS encoding ABC transporter ATP-binding protein; protein product: MLKLKSLKKSYLQGTQNIHIFEDLNFHIQKGQRVAIMGKSGSGKSTLLSLISGIIKPNDGEIVLNDTSYNALKESQLNDFRASNIGFVFQNFHLVSYLNALENVMLPAKVNNISNAKEKAIELLKSVGLEHRLDHLPSQLSGGEKQRVAIARALIHNPKIILADEPSGNLDEETGISVMDKLFELIIKNGTTLILVTHSKDVAKRCEETYELIHGNLSKC
- a CDS encoding ABC transporter permease, with the translated sequence MLAVQLVLKALARSKSFSFIFILNFCLAIASLSYLQFFKGSVDNSLDVKAKSLLGADLVINSRFPINEKQKEQILSKLPQIKNYNEGISTVSMVASSKRARLMEVVKVADGFPYYGGLVFKDKSAFPNQTTIPKDNEVWVYQEVLDLLGLQKNQTLKIGQQNFIVKKVIESDSQKNVSFSGFMPKVYISEEGLEKTELLQFGSTARYKLNYQFKETFSNDKLEELENSLEKQFDRTLRVLSPNDGRDRLLNTLNFLTNFLSLVSLISFFLGLVGLIYLYSGYLRKHQNDIKVLNDIGVSKKSLIYTYLLHLFVLISISTIIVFSFIAFSAKFLAPLLQSYIDLDFDFTLDYFFFAKSALVLFVLSISIGLPMILPMVQSEKRSFTKTILSFTPFIVFLLLLSHAVTPAKYIGFFFALVVLVLIIVFFTIGSFILKRFDFTGHFDNLSLSLAIKNITRQKKTSLTLFTAILLCTAFFSLIPQVGTSLATALTSSVEDRPRFFVVDAKEEQIPSLEKQVSNLGGKLENVTPMIRARIIKINDKKQKASASNNSRNAAVNLSYRTNLKDTEELLEGREFSGVYDSTDFSKPIELSVEKRYANRRGIKLGDKVLFDVLGLEIETKVVNIRTVKWTEFTPNFFLVLQKGAIDDAPKTMLSTISTGDYNASQLMLKLTDTFPSLTIIDVKSLFESFADVVKSVTSITEKMSLYSIAIGLLMSFIIIQYQMNLQKNNILRLKMIGINNKTIKNSFLIEFGLISFLASSLGIILGSVASYFISSLLFESYWDFRADILLLYFSLIPLLTLAVVWVFTSKIIHQKENVLFGE